The sequence TAGACACGACATGTAATGTCATAGAAGACTCTTTGATAGCTCAATAGCTAAAAGCTGTCAGCAAAttagcgagagagagagatcatcaTCTTGTCTGTCTACGGTGTTGCTGTCAGTCTGAAGGATTGTATATCTTCTTAAACAATGACAGTGAACCTCAGTGCATTTATTCAAACAGCTGTACTCAGttaagactcttttttttttttatctcttacAGTAAAGGGGGTGAAAGAGGATTTTCAAGGTAAGTCTTTTTTCCTCAAATATAAACACTTAtctgttttctgatgtttttatttattttatttaatgactctGCATTTTAAACAGGATATTGTGTAGTTTTATGGTTGGCATAAATCTAATCATGTTTTATACTACATACATGGCAGCAGCAACGTGAACTGATCCATCTTGTAATGAAATAACAAACGCAGGTGTTACTCATATAATCACAGTTAGAACCATCAGTAGCAACACTTGTGTTTACCTACTGCTGCTGTATCACAGTGGctacatttttgtaaataaaaaaatagataagggaaatgtaatgtatgtttgctgaaatatatatttgttatatagAAAAACATGAACTCACATGAGTCTTTGTGTCGTGTGTCAGGGATCGAAGGCCAACCTGGGCGGAGGAGAGGCGCATGAATGCTGAGACGTTCGGGCTTCCCCTGAGACACAATCGAGGAAGAGGGGGTTTCCGTGGCCGAGGCTTCATGGGACCCCGTGGAGGTCGAGGGCGACCGATCAGTCGAGGTTCCTTCGGGTCCTTCGGTCCACCCCGAGGTGCTCCACCTGGTTTCAGAGGGGGATTCAGAGGTGGCAGAGGAGGCCGGGATTTCTCTGATTTTGAATACAGGGTACGTTGATCCGTTTTATGTGCTGTATATGAAAGTGCAGTAGAAATTGTAGACCTCTGATGGCTGtgctaaagtgtttttttgttttgtgtttttgtttttaccagaAGGATAACAAGGTGGCCGCATAGTGAGACCGCGATGGCTCCTCAACGAACTGTTGCTCCCCTCATTATGAAATTATTCAAGCTCAAGAAATTTCCTTTGGTCTtcacatttgtcaaaaaaaaataaaattaaagacTTCCTCTTAGTCACCAGCACCAGGGTTGACTGAAGTGACTATTTGATATCAGGGGGTGAGAGTAGAGAAGTTTAGTTTGATAAACAGTCAATTGGACGGACAAGATGTACAAAAACAACCCTGCTTTTTTGAAGTCactctttatttttccattttgagTTCATTTCTTACTGATGGCATCTTTGGTATCGTACGCTGTCTGCAGAAAGTCCACTGAAACTGTGAGCAGATCACACACGTGATCAGTagctttattttactttcctgATGTATCTGATGGCACCAAATTCCATTGCCTGTTGCACCGTATTTTTACTCTGCTCATACTTCAGCTGGTTGccatgtattttgtattttatccaGTTTGCAGGAGGGAGTTTGggtttttctttcccccttcCTCAGTGAAATTGTGAGGTCAAAGCcagctgggggaaaaaaagtcaactaAATTTTGTAAAGATTGAATGTATATCTAGCTTGTCTACGCTTTAGTGCCCTCCAGTAAATCTCACAACAGACGGACTCACTTCTAGTTTTTAGAAATGCGCTCAGTAGGTACAAAGATTAGCTCAAGCTTTCTCTCGGTAAACCTCCATGTCGGatgatttttctgcttcaggTTTGTGTAGCTGGAGGCTTGTTAAAGACAGCAGCCTAATGCAGGAATGCCAGTTATTTGATCACTGTATGGAGTTTCACAGCAATAGCTTTAGAAGTATTtgttaggttgttttttttaccaggtCTGTTTACAAGGTTGACTTAATAAAGAAGAGCATTCCCATGATTTGTGTCTGAAAAAGAGAATCTTCTGTTAGGAAAGAAAGGCCTTGTGTTAATATTTTCCCAAACATTTGGTCACAATTCTGAACAAGTTACCTGGACTGCAAAtgccaaaaataataatgtgaggGGATTTAGTTGAGATGAAACAATTGTCAACTATCAAgtcacattttctcatttcactTCCTTTTCAGTCTACCTTTCTAGATCCAAACATTATGAGCCCTCAGTTAAAACAtgcctttttttatcattattattattattatcattataaataGCATTGTTTGTCTTAGTGTTGTGTCATTTGcgttgttgttgctgtcattACACAGCTCTTTCTTTCCCACTGCAGCACTGAAATACCTGCAGTGTTGTGAGGATTGTTTACTGAAAATGGGAAGTCTTGTAAATGGATGGAATGATGTCTCAAAGTGTCTGTTGAGTATTGATGACAGCAGGCCTGGCAGATATCAGACGTCTGGCTTCTTTGTTGTCAATGTGGTTGTTCTAtggagtgtctttttttttcttttttctaccaACATGTGAACAAAGGGACAAGAACTGGATGTGATGCCAATGCGGgatattccttttttttggctCTGATTTGATAGTACTTTATTAGGGAGTGCCTTCAGAGTGGTCAGTTTTTTTACAGCTCTCCCTGTAACTTCAAGGTTACTCTTTGACTAATGTGTTGATAgcactacacactgatactaGGTCCTCTTTCCGTAGCCATGGTTGTTTAAAACAAAGCAGCCCAGCTGACTGCGCTGTTGCAGTTAATATTGCAGACTGCCTCATCATTTGCATGTCAGTCATCAGACCCATCACTTTATACGGGCTTTCGCAATAACCAGCGAGATTGAATCTGAGACAAAAAGTATTGGTGAGCAATTcaaaactgacatgttttcatatGTTTGTTACTCCTTCCAGTCACTGGAATTGTAAACGAGGAATTGTTTTCTTGAGACTATAAGCAAAATTGAGTTTTTACATTGAATAAAGAATTGTACAATATGTCTCTGGTTGTCTTTTCAAACCACAAGTCTGTCTTTTTACAGAGTAATCACTTAAtgtaattaactttttttttaactattgcTTATTGGTGAACATATTTATCAGCAAAGTTGGACATCAGTTAATTAACCTTCAGCAGACGGAGATACAATGTAAGAACAGAAACATGGTGCTCCACAGCACTAACAccgaaaacatgttttcatcttaAATCCCACTTCACTAAAACAAAGCTGAGAATTCTTACCTGTGAGCGTTTCTTGTAGTAAAACACGTcttctgtgtaaaaacaaaaaacagtgatgaatatttacattacaaGTCAAATGGACcatttaacaaatgtatttttgatgATGGCTTTGGAATAAAAAGTATCTAACCACTGTCTCTTCGTGGTGAATATAGGCAATAACGTGTGGTCGCTTCAACAATTTTAATGAGtcaaaacaactgttttttcccctctaatcagcagttaaaagaaaaagaataacgTTGTATGGCTGGCAGTCCGCGGCTCTCCGGAAGGAGGCGGTAGCGCAGCAAGAATGAACGCAGCTGACCGAACCCAGACGAAGAAGACCGGAAAAGGAAgtggggtttgttttgttttccgtGACAAACAAGTGTGAATCCACAGTAATGTCGATCGTTTTTGTGCCAAAGAAACTACGAGGAAAAGCGAAAGTCAACCAAGAAACTATACAGAGGGTAAGAAATCAACCGATAATGCTAACGAAGTAGATAACTAGCTGTTAACTGTTTTTTATACGGTCTGTGGCTGTAAAATGTGCTGCGAGTGCTCTCTTCTAGGGACCACACTGTCCGTTCTGGTCCATTCTGGTTAGTAGAACACGGTACAAGCTTCATTTTACAGTGCTAGTAAAAGAaccagatttttttaaataaaccaaactcACAAAGCTGAAGCTGAATATAATCCACACAGAATGTTCGACGCAGTGACTCGACGAAAAGATTTGTCTCATGAAATGCTTTCCCCCAAAATTGCTTAACCGGAACaaaaattctttgtttttttcagtgcgTTGAAACGAATTAAACATCCTCGGTACTCACTCCACATTGTTAAAGAATATAACTTATTTAATAGACGTAATGGATTTTTTTGCAATTCTTTAAATTAAAGGCCATGTTTTTGCtgtcagaaacttgataaatgctgctgAACTAATTGAAACTATCTATTTATTCTAATGTTTATGTGACAAAGGTTTGTTATTACTTTtctaatgtatttaatattaagtTAAGataatttttatataaaaagtgTGGACCATgataatgattttgttttgtttggagtttgtttgttcCTCACCGTCTTAActtacaaaaatcaaaaatgtcatgCACTTAACCAATGACAAGAACGGCaagtttgttttcttctaaCATAGATTAACTTGTGTCTCTTCGGTTGTAGTTACTGGATGAAAACGACCAGTTGATAAGATGCATCACTGAGTACATGCAGAAAGGTCGAGCAGTGGAGTGCGTACAGTAAGTCACCTTCGACACATCCAGTCATTACTCCAAGGCTGCATTTTAGCTCATTACCCtgtttgctttgtgttgttttgacactgctcctcttctttcctAACAGATACCAACAAATTTTGCACCGAAACATCGTCTATCTGGCCACCATAGCCGATGCCAGTCCAGACAACATGcctgctcctgctgcctcaTATGTAACGTCAATGTTTATTTTGCGCTGATGTTTAAGGACGTCTGATTGTCCTATTTAGTTTCACATGTTCTGTAAATCATTGAAAGTTGCTTCATAAATACAacgtgttattgttattataccTCACCctctgttattgtgtttttcagccCACATCTAGCGAAAGCTCGGCCTCCATGTCAGCGGTGAATAGAACTGGATCCACATCATGAcaacgacgatgatgatgatgatgacaaagtgGTGTTAACATCCattgtacagactgtaaagtaTAGATTATGCAATCTAATtccaaatatttttgttttctttgaaatgtatttcatttttgttatcaTTGAATCATCTGAACAATAAATTATTGGAAATCCCAGCTCCATGAAGTGTTATTTGAGGATTCTTAAGTGAGTGACTTCTGAACAATACTTCACAGATATCGTCTTGAATTGCTAgtaatttttattcattttttgctTTGCTGGTACACTTGGAAAGATTCAGTTGCCAGCTCAAGAGAACAATAAGCAACATAAGCCAAGCAGCCCCCCCTTCATATCTTCCATCAGggcaacatgtttttattattccttttttttctttttttcttttttaaatcttttataGAAGCCACTAGTAAACCATATGACACAGCTGAGAAGCTAACAGTTACAGTCCAAGGTCTGTAATGATGTCTTTAAAAAAGGCTGCAACAGTTAGAGGGAGATAACACAGACAAAAAGCAACAAACCCTATATCTTGATTGTGCAAAGCACATTAACTATaaaaagatatatatttatatgtatatacagcaAACAATTCTCTGTAAACATGTTAAGTATGTTAGTTTTCTGAAAACATGGTGTCATTTCATAAATACAGGCAACATTGGCATCCGCAAACATCACAAAAAGATAACATTCTGGGCTCATAAATGCAGCCCATTGCCATAGAAACCAAAGAAACAAGGGCTCGAAAAACACCCTCATCACACACTGGTTTAGTGTTGAGCATGGCATATTTGGTAACCTTTATAGATCGATGGTGTAGTTCAACTCTGTaggaaaaaaatgtgctttttttcacATATTGGGAGGTGGAAAATAATGTTTCATGTAAAATGGCTACAAGAATACTAACATACAGTAATGGTATAACAtgtaagaaaatacaaaaataagattAATACTGTCAATAATTGTacaagaaaaatattgtattattaaacagaagaaaaaaaacgttaGGTTCATGGGAATTAGTGTCAATTCTGAAGCAATCAACTGCCAAttagaagaggaggaaatgaacaGGT is a genomic window of Solea senegalensis isolate Sse05_10M linkage group LG7, IFAPA_SoseM_1, whole genome shotgun sequence containing:
- the ss18l2 gene encoding SS18-like protein 2, producing the protein MSIVFVPKKLRGKAKVNQETIQRLLDENDQLIRCITEYMQKGRAVECVQYQQILHRNIVYLATIADASPDNMPAPAASYPTSSESSASMSAVNRTGSTS